A single region of the Massilia sp. erpn genome encodes:
- a CDS encoding SMR family transporter, whose amino-acid sequence MQKWLYLALAIVAEVIATSALKSSAGFSNPWPTALVVAGYATAFYFLSLTLNSMPVGIAYAIWSGVGTVLIGLVAWLVHGQRLDLPALLGMALIVAGVAVINLFSKTASH is encoded by the coding sequence ATGCAGAAATGGTTGTATCTGGCGCTCGCCATCGTGGCCGAAGTGATCGCCACCTCCGCCTTGAAGAGCAGCGCGGGCTTCAGCAATCCCTGGCCCACGGCGCTAGTGGTGGCGGGCTACGCCACCGCTTTCTACTTCCTCTCGCTGACCTTGAACAGCATGCCGGTGGGTATCGCCTATGCCATCTGGTCCGGCGTCGGCACGGTGCTGATTGGCCTGGTGGCGTGGCTGGTGCACGGCCAGCGCCTGGACCTGCCGGCCTTGCTGGGCATGGCCCTGATTGTCGCGGGCGTGGCCGTCATCAACCTGTTTTCGAAAACGGCCAGCCACTGA
- a CDS encoding DUF4019 domain-containing protein, with amino-acid sequence MKALSSLILSAACLFSAAAGAANAPEVDDAQKAAQSWLAVADPGNYASTWDGAAKLFQHGVSKEEWVKALSSLRPGLGQVNSRKLKSGQYSKSLPGLPDGDYVIVQYDTEFEKRAKSIETVTLLREADGAWRVAGYFIN; translated from the coding sequence GTGAAAGCTCTTTCAAGCTTGATTTTATCGGCGGCGTGCCTGTTCAGCGCTGCCGCCGGCGCAGCCAACGCGCCTGAAGTCGACGATGCGCAGAAGGCGGCCCAGAGCTGGCTGGCGGTGGCCGATCCCGGCAACTACGCCAGCACCTGGGACGGCGCGGCCAAGCTGTTCCAGCATGGCGTATCGAAAGAAGAATGGGTCAAGGCGCTGTCTTCCCTGCGTCCCGGCCTGGGTCAGGTGAATTCGCGCAAGCTCAAGTCGGGCCAGTATTCCAAGTCCCTGCCTGGCTTGCCTGACGGCGACTATGTGATCGTGCAGTACGATACCGAGTTCGAGAAAAGAGCCAAGTCCATCGAAACCGTGACCCTGCTGCGCGAAGCCGACGGCGCATGGCGCGTGGCCGGCTATTTCATCAACTGA